A single window of Vigna unguiculata cultivar IT97K-499-35 chromosome 1, ASM411807v1, whole genome shotgun sequence DNA harbors:
- the LOC114175185 gene encoding 40S ribosomal protein S27-2-like, translating to MQILNLFLLQPQLTPSLGFLALPISLANMVLQNDIDLLNPPAEIEKRKHKLKRLVQSPNSFFMDVKCQGCFNITTVFSHSQTVVVCGNCQTVLCQPTGGRARLTEGCSFRKKGD from the exons ATGCAAATTCTAAACCTTTTTCTTCTGCAGCCGCAACTCACTCCTTCTTTAGGGTTTTTAGCTCTTCCAATTTCTTTGGCCAACATG GTTCTTCAAAATGATATTGATTTACTAAATCCTCCCGCTGAGATTGAGAAGAGGAAACACAAACTGAAGCGTCTTGTTCAGTCCCCAAATTCTTTCTTCATG GATGTTAAGTGTCAGGGTTGCTTTAACAT AACGACTGTGTTTAGTCACTCCCAGACTGTTGTTGTATGTGGGAACTGCCAGACTGTGTTGTGCCAGCCAACTGGTGGACGGGCAAGATTAACTGAGGGATGCTCTTTTAGGAAGAAGGGAGATTGA